In Desulfobaccales bacterium, a genomic segment contains:
- the gvpA gene encoding gas vesicle structural protein GvpA has translation MAKVQKSTDSSSLAEVVDRILDKGIVIDAWVKVALVGIELLSIEARVVIASVETYLKYAEAIGLTASAAAPA, from the coding sequence ATGGCTAAAGTCCAAAAGTCAACCGATTCCTCGAGCCTGGCGGAAGTTGTTGATCGTATTCTGGATAAAGGTATCGTCATCGACGCTTGGGTCAAAGTGGCGTTGGTAGGCATCGAACTGCTGTCCATTGAAGCTCGCGTGGTCATCGCCTCCGTGGAAACCTATTTGAAGTACGCCGAAGCTATCGGCCTCACCGCCAGCGCGGCCGCTCCTGCATAA
- the gvpA gene encoding gas vesicle structural protein GvpA, with translation MAKVQKSTDSSSLAEVVDRILDKGIVIDAWVKVALVGIELLSIEARVVIASVETYLKYAEAIGLTASAAAPA, from the coding sequence ATGGCCAAAGTACAGAAGTCAACAGATTCCTCCAGTTTGGCGGAAGTGGTCGACCGCATCCTGGACAAAGGTATCGTCATCGACGCTTGGGTTAAGGTGGCGTTGGTGGGTATCGAACTGCTGTCCATTGAAGCTCGTGTGGTTATCGCTTCCGTGGAGACCTATCTGAAGTACGCTGAAGCTATCGGCCTGACGGCCAGCGCGGCGGCTCCGGCCTAA
- the gvpN gene encoding gas vesicle protein GvpN translates to MSGEHRKRAAVAVVKVESRDDQVAPEASPEFVETAYVQDLTKRALAYLGVGYPVHFAGPAGTGKTTLAFHVAAQRGRPVVLIHGDDEFAGSDLVGRHSGYRKQRLVDNYIHSVLKTEESMNVTWMDNRLTLACKEGYTLIYDEFTRSRPEANNALLSILEEKILNLPKLSRGGDGYLEVHPEFRAIFTSNPEEYAGVHKTQDALMDRLITVSLGHFDRETEIQIAMTKSGLDRTDAESVVDVVRELRGVGVNNHRPTVRACIAIAKILAHQGARAQKGDPVFHWACRDVLNSDSAKVTRGGQSVMGEKVEEVIDTVLEARQPAPFRLGQGASE, encoded by the coding sequence ATGAGTGGTGAACATCGGAAGCGGGCCGCAGTGGCCGTAGTGAAAGTGGAAAGCCGGGACGACCAGGTAGCGCCGGAAGCCAGCCCGGAATTCGTGGAAACGGCTTATGTCCAGGACCTGACCAAACGCGCCCTGGCCTACCTGGGGGTGGGTTATCCGGTCCACTTCGCCGGTCCGGCGGGCACAGGGAAGACCACCCTGGCGTTCCATGTCGCGGCGCAGCGGGGCCGGCCCGTGGTCTTGATCCACGGGGACGATGAGTTCGCCGGTTCCGACCTGGTGGGGCGCCACTCCGGTTATCGCAAACAGAGACTCGTCGACAACTACATTCATTCCGTCCTCAAAACCGAAGAGTCCATGAATGTTACCTGGATGGACAACCGCCTCACCCTGGCCTGCAAAGAGGGCTATACCCTCATTTACGACGAATTTACCCGGTCCCGGCCTGAAGCCAATAACGCCCTGCTCAGCATCCTGGAGGAGAAAATCCTCAATCTTCCCAAGCTATCCCGGGGCGGCGACGGTTACTTGGAGGTGCACCCCGAATTCCGGGCGATCTTCACTTCCAATCCTGAGGAATACGCCGGGGTCCACAAGACCCAAGACGCCCTCATGGATCGCCTCATTACTGTCAGCCTGGGCCATTTCGACCGGGAAACCGAAATCCAAATTGCCATGACTAAATCCGGTCTGGATCGAACCGATGCCGAGAGCGTGGTGGATGTGGTGCGGGAACTCCGGGGAGTTGGGGTCAATAACCATCGGCCCACAGTCCGGGCCTGCATCGCCATTGCCAAGATTTTGGCCCATCAGGGCGCCCGTGCCCAGAAGGGCGATCCGGTCTTCCATTGGGCCTGTCGGGACGTACTCAATTCCGACTCCGCCAAAGTGACCCGGGGCGGTCAATCGGTCATGGGCGAAAAAGTGGAAGAAGTGATTGACACGGTCCTGGAGGCGCGCCAGCCGGCCCCTTTCAGACTGGGCCAGGGTGCCAGTGAATAA
- a CDS encoding PAS domain S-box protein: MGESAISENGGPKFERYRTLYEMLLEAIPSSVLLIDQDLRIVSVNRNFLEKNRRSLRDTIGHRLDQVFPAIIIDQMDFPGRISQVFEKNFSIKGERMTYRAPGIPLRIYYYSILPFSWHGAVELAMLLMEDVTEQVRLSEEVRRVERHLASVVESAQDIVLSTDMEGRILTWNTAAERLSGFSLNEVRGRDFFDFCASDDYDEMGNVFAHLQAGKNAQMVEQDLKTKDGDQIPVSWIFSAMKDHLAKTTGIVAVGRDLTERRKFEAQLSQSQKLAALGVMAGGIAHEIRNPLAVCASAAQFIKEPDISLEFRLECAEKIHTGIQRASMIIENLLRFARPSAKRDFKEFDLTTLLGETLDLITNQARIQKIELRVPAGTEPIMLNGMAGLLQQAFMNLLLNAIKAMPDGGALGVDLGKTNSEAWIRISDTGHGIAPRDLENIFDPFYTTAPVGQGSGLGLSICYSIIKQHVGNITAESEAGKGTTFTVKLPML; encoded by the coding sequence ATGGGTGAGAGTGCCATATCAGAGAACGGTGGCCCAAAATTTGAGCGCTACCGGACCCTCTACGAAATGTTGCTGGAGGCCATTCCCTCCTCGGTGTTGCTCATTGACCAGGATCTGCGCATCGTCTCGGTAAATCGGAATTTTCTGGAGAAAAACCGTCGCTCTCTCCGGGACACCATCGGACACCGCCTGGATCAAGTATTTCCGGCGATTATCATTGACCAGATGGATTTCCCCGGGCGCATCAGCCAGGTCTTTGAGAAGAACTTTTCCATTAAAGGGGAACGGATGACCTACCGGGCCCCAGGAATTCCCCTCCGCATCTATTATTACAGTATCCTCCCTTTTTCCTGGCACGGCGCAGTTGAACTGGCCATGCTCCTCATGGAGGATGTCACCGAGCAGGTGCGCTTGAGCGAAGAGGTCCGCCGGGTGGAGCGCCACCTGGCCTCGGTGGTGGAAAGCGCCCAGGATATCGTCTTATCCACGGACATGGAAGGCCGTATCCTGACCTGGAACACTGCGGCGGAGCGGCTCTCAGGCTTCAGTCTCAACGAGGTGCGGGGACGCGACTTTTTCGATTTTTGCGCCAGCGACGATTACGATGAAATGGGCAACGTCTTTGCCCACCTGCAAGCCGGCAAAAATGCCCAAATGGTGGAACAGGACCTGAAAACCAAGGATGGCGACCAAATCCCGGTCTCCTGGATTTTTTCCGCCATGAAGGATCACCTGGCCAAAACCACGGGCATCGTGGCGGTGGGGCGGGATTTAACCGAACGCCGCAAGTTTGAGGCCCAACTCTCCCAATCGCAGAAACTGGCTGCCCTGGGGGTAATGGCCGGCGGCATCGCCCACGAGATCCGCAACCCGCTGGCCGTGTGCGCCTCCGCGGCCCAGTTCATCAAGGAGCCCGATATTTCCCTGGAGTTTCGGCTGGAATGCGCCGAAAAGATCCATACCGGCATTCAGCGGGCCTCCATGATCATCGAAAACCTGCTGCGTTTTGCGCGCCCTTCAGCCAAGCGCGACTTTAAAGAATTCGACCTGACCACCCTCCTGGGTGAAACTCTGGATCTGATCACCAACCAGGCCCGGATCCAAAAGATTGAGCTGCGGGTGCCGGCGGGCACGGAGCCCATTATGCTCAACGGCATGGCCGGCCTATTGCAACAGGCCTTCATGAACCTGCTGCTCAACGCCATCAAGGCCATGCCCGATGGGGGGGCGCTGGGGGTCGACCTGGGCAAAACCAATAGTGAAGCCTGGATACGTATCAGTGACACCGGTCACGGGATTGCCCCCCGGGACCTGGAAAATATTTTTGACCCTTTTTACACCACCGCACCGGTGGGCCAGGGCTCGGGATTGGGCCTCTCCATCTGCTACTCCATCATCAAGCAGCACGTCGGCAATATTACCGCTGAGAGTGAAGCCGGCAAAGGCACCACCTTCACCGTAAAATTACCCATGTTGTAA
- a CDS encoding response regulator has product MTDPCKLILIVDDEPDMCWALEHLLNKQGFPTYKGLSAQEGLNLMGQQRFSYAFLDAKLPDMDGLELARRIKEIAPNICIVMVSGYYYQDDDSIQSAISRGLIEVFINKPFLQEEILKALKSCGNQKNRESMP; this is encoded by the coding sequence ATGACCGATCCATGCAAACTGATTCTCATCGTTGATGATGAGCCGGATATGTGTTGGGCCCTGGAACATCTGCTCAATAAACAGGGATTTCCCACCTACAAAGGCTTGAGTGCCCAAGAAGGCCTTAATCTGATGGGTCAACAACGGTTCTCCTACGCCTTCCTGGACGCCAAGCTGCCGGATATGGACGGCCTGGAACTGGCCCGGCGTATCAAGGAAATTGCGCCAAACATCTGCATTGTGATGGTGTCCGGGTATTATTACCAGGATGACGATTCCATTCAGTCGGCCATCTCCCGGGGCTTGATCGAGGTTTTCATCAACAAGCCTTTTCTCCAGGAAGAGATCCTGAAGGCATTGAAGAGTTGCGGAAACCAGAAAAACAGGGAGTCTATGCCATAG